TTAAAGGAGTCTGACCACCCTCAAACCAAGGACGAATATCTAACCCTTCACGAGCCTTCTGCCCTTTATGTCCCCTACAAGAAGTCTTACCATGGCCAGAACCATGGCCTCTCCCCACTCTTTTTTCTCTATGTTTTGAACCAGCAAAAGGTTTTAATTTTTCTAAAGTTATAACCTTATCCATCGATTTCCTCCACCTTAACTAAATGACTTACTTTTCTTATCATACCCCTTATCATGGGGGTATCTTCTCTTATAACAGTCTGTCCTATCTTTTTTAAACCTAAACCTTTTAAATTTTCTCTTTGATTAGGTGTCCTTCCGTACCTACTTCTAACTAAAGTTATCTTAAGTTTTTTCATACCCTCATCTCCCTCTTTAGGTCTTCTACAGTTTTTCCTCTTTTCTTAGCTACATAATCTAAACTTTGAAGTTGTGAAAGCGCTTTAAAAGTAGCTTTAACTAAATTATGAGGGTTACTACTTCCTATACATTTAGTAACTACATCAGTAATACCTGCTGCATCCATAATAGCACGGACCGTACCACCTGCAATAACTCCTGTACCTGGTTTAGCAGGTTTTAAAAGAATATTACTTGCCCCAAACTTGGCCATGATAGAATGAGGGATAGTTCCTCCTGTGATAGGAACTTGTATCAAACTTTTTTTGGCTTTTTCTATAGCCTTCCTGATGGCATCAGGCACCTCAGGGGCCTTTCCTAGTCCATATCCTACCCTACCTTTTCCGTCTCCAACTACCACCAAAGCTGAAAACCTAAGTTTTTTACCACCCTTAGTTACCTTAGTGACACGACTTATCTGTATTATTTTTTCTACAAATTCTTCGGTACCTCTAACCAAAGCCTTACCTCCTTTTAAAATTGTAAGCCTGCAGCTCTGGCTGCATCAGCAAGGGCTTTAATTCTTCCGTGGTATTTAAAACCACCTCTGTCAAAAACCACCTTGGTAATTCCTTTTTCTAAGGCCTTTTTAGCTATAAGTTCTCCTACTGCTTTAGCTACTTCTATTTTCCCCCCCTGAGATCTAAGCTCAGCAATTTTTTCTCTTATCTCTGGAGAAAGAGAGGAAGCTGCTACCAAAGTATGTCCTGTCACATCGTCTATGATTTGGGCATAAATATGTTTTAAACTTTTATATACACAAAGTCTCGGTCTTTCAGGAGTACCAAAGATCTTTTTCCTTATTCTCTTCTTTCTTCTTAACCTTGCTTCAACCTTTTTTTCTCTTTTTCTTAACTCTGCCATAGATTACCTCTCCTTCCAAATTTTACTTCTTAGCACCTTTACCAGATTTACCAGCCTTTCTGTAAATAACCTCATCAGCATACCTAATCCCTTTTCCTTTATATGGCTCAGGTGGTCTTAACTT
Above is a genomic segment from Thermodesulfobacterium commune DSM 2178 containing:
- the rpmD gene encoding 50S ribosomal protein L30; the protein is MKKLKITLVRSRYGRTPNQRENLKGLGLKKIGQTVIREDTPMIRGMIRKVSHLVKVEEIDG
- the rpsE gene encoding 30S ribosomal protein S5 gives rise to the protein MVRGTEEFVEKIIQISRVTKVTKGGKKLRFSALVVVGDGKGRVGYGLGKAPEVPDAIRKAIEKAKKSLIQVPITGGTIPHSIMAKFGASNILLKPAKPGTGVIAGGTVRAIMDAAGITDVVTKCIGSSNPHNLVKATFKALSQLQSLDYVAKKRGKTVEDLKREMRV
- the rplR gene encoding 50S ribosomal protein L18, which produces MAELRKREKKVEARLRRKKRIRKKIFGTPERPRLCVYKSLKHIYAQIIDDVTGHTLVAASSLSPEIREKIAELRSQGGKIEVAKAVGELIAKKALEKGITKVVFDRGGFKYHGRIKALADAARAAGLQF